Part of the Zea mays cultivar B73 chromosome 4, Zm-B73-REFERENCE-NAM-5.0, whole genome shotgun sequence genome is shown below.
CTGAAAAATGCAGCAACAATATATCATGGTTTTTTTTCTCATTTCTTCTTTCCTGCTTAGCACACCTAGTATGCACGATATACCTCATAATCTGCTGGTTTTAAGCTATTGTCTCTTGCTTTTTGAGCCAACTGCTTCACCTCCTCAGCAATTGTACCAAGTCCCTTCTTGTCTGCATCCTGCAGCATAAGAGTTAGAATTTCTACAAAAGTACCAAGTTAGAAACAGAAACAGAAAGCTCAGTAGGAAAATTTGGAGTAGCCTACCCTAATTACTGGAACAAACAATCCGTGTTCAGTCTGCACAGCCACGTTGATGTTCACATTGTGATATCTGTACCAGAAATAAGTGCCATTTTTAACTGCTCTAGGGTACGAGATAATAGGACCTTTCCAGTACAAATGAACCATATGAACTTACTGGCGAATAAAATCATTCATCCATGAGCTGTTACACTGAGGGACCTTTCTAAGAGCCAAAGCTGCAGCCTGCATATATCAAATAAACGACAGATTCAATAATGCACAGCAGAGAGGAAATTAATAGACTATATGTACAAATAACAAAAAGTGCACAAACCCAATATCCACAAACCTAAGTGCACATAGATTACCAAACCAAAAGGGAGAATCCGCAATTACCTTGATGACAAGATCATTGATAGATATTTTCTTTCCACCAGAAGCATCCTGCAGTGGATTCAGTTCACCTCGCAACCTGTGGATTAGAATGACACAACTCAAAGTTAGAAGTGCTGTCCCACCAACGAAAAGAGCTCTGTAAATCATATATTAGGTTAGAAACATACTTGACAAGTTTGTCAACACGTGCATCTACTGTCAAGTAGTAATGAGGAATGGTCTGTTTAGATGCTAGCAAGCGGTTTGCGGTAACCTGAAGACAACAGAAATCAACACATGCTCAAGTTACTAACATCTAATATGAAAAAAAAAAATGTTTCTGGCCATCAAAATTTACCTTTCTTATCTGTGCATTTGGAATATCAACGTAACCTAACCCTGGAGCTGCAAAAGCCTCCCTCAGCCCACCCTTGGCTACAGAAGCATCATTAACGCCCGGGGGTGATAAGAAGTTAGATTACAGTTGGTTCAGCTAAATGAAGCCAAAAATGCCAAATCATGGAATATTATTATAGGAACAGCAGCAATCAAGATGTAGCATTATATAACCTAAAGTTACATAATTAAGAAGAAACTACAAGTGTACCAAGGATTCAGGGAAACAAGATAACTGGGGTAATTGAACTTTTCTTTGCAAAATCTAACTAGCATAACACTGCAGGGAACTAAAAGCATGTGATGGCACCACTTAGGGCCAGTTTACAGTTGGGTTGAGCTTTTTTTTCCAGGCTTCTGCACAAACAGTCTTGAAATACTTGGCACCATGTTTGCCAAATCAGAGTAAACTCTAATGAAACCTGGCATGCAAAGGTTAATCTTTCCCTATTTTCTCACACAATTCTCATAAATAAATCATTCCATTATTGTTTGGAAAGCTGAAGATCTGAAACATGGTTTTTAAAATCCATTAACAAAACATTAAACTGTTAAAGTAGTTCCAGCAAGTGTGGCTGCAACCATCAATCACAATGCCAAAGCAGAGCCTCAGTCTTGCCAGTTCAAATTCTTGTACGGATCCTTAAAGGTTCTAATGTAAGAGAATCCAACCCATGTTATAATCTAAAGAGTCAGATTCAAGTACTCAACtagaacaaaccatatacaacaaTCAACAACAGGCAGTTCGCAAGGTGAATACATATTGGACCATCTAAAAAATCCAGCCAACTAAACAGAACATTGTATATCAATTATGGCAGAAACATCCGAATTTAACTTGACAGTACAAATGCATAGCTTAGAACTTAAACAGAACAAATGTTTTCAAACAGAGAAGTAATAACTCACCCAAGTAATCTTCAATGTCTGCCTTCAAAATACGCCCATCAGGACCAGTACCTTTCACACTTGATAGTGGGACCTGATATAAGGAACAGAATCCTCAACGTTAACTACTATATTCATCAGAACTATCAATACAACTGATATAATAAGAACTAACATTGTTATCTTCAGCCAGTTTACGGGCAAGAGGGCTGGCAAATATGCGATCTCCAGATTGAGAAGCTTCTTCAATCTTTGGGGCCTTAACCTCAGGAGCCTGGGTAAGCTTCTTTTCCTCCACCTTTGGTTGTGAAGGTTCTGGTTGAGCCTTTGATTCAGCAGGAGCTACAGGTTCAGCTGAAGATGACGGCTTATAATCCTTAAACTTCTCAATGTCACCCTCTTCTTCCACAGTTATAGCAATGACCTAAGGGAAAAGCATGGGCCAAATTACTATACCCTGGTAACTGATGGATCAAATCATATTTATTCTTTAGTCACTAAATATGTACCTCACCAACTTTAATCTCCTTTGCACCATCTCCATGAATAATCTTAGCAAGATAGCCCTCTTCCATGCACTCCATCTCCACAGTTGCTTTATCCTGACCACCAGAAATCAACTCAAAGGTTATTTGGTTCTGCAACAGCTTAATAAGTAAAATTAAATACAAATAACATAAGTTTCATATCTTCTACAAATTAAGGAACTTACAGTTTCCACCTCACAGAGAACCTCGCCAGGGGAGACCTTATCTCCTTCCTTCTTAAGCCACTTGGCAATGTTTCCCTACAAAGAATTTTACAGAATAAAAACAAGCAGCAATACTGGTTTCAGTTCAGCTATTATTCAGGTTGTACTAATGAGTTTTGGGTAACAAATATACCTCAGTCATGGTAGGTGAAAGTGAAGGCATTCCAATTTCTTGATGTGGAGGCAGGTCTGGAATAAGCACAGCATGTTAATACAGAATGTCAAAGGGATTAAGGCAATCAAGATAGCACCACACCCAATATTGGAAGACACTCAAATTTGCCAATGGAAAGCAAACAAGCTAAAATCTTTGCTGGCAGAGAGGCAGTAAAGAAATGCATATGCAGACGGTGTAATACCCCGGTGGTGAAGGTGGCATGGTCCCTTTCACCAGGTCACGGGTTCAACCCCTGGCCCTGCACCAAAAAATCACCTCCCTGTTCATCGCCGCTCTCGGGTTACGGCTTGGTTGTGCGACACCCTCGAGCCTAGGTGGGCCTTTGCCGGCCCGTTGGTGATGGGAGGACAGGGTTTGGGGTTTGTCGGTCGGGACCGTTACCACGGCGGCATGGCCTTCTATTAAGAAAATACCGTTAGGGTGGTCTTACCCTCCCCGGCTGATTTTTTTGTACAGAAATGCATCCAAATTTCATCAGAAAAAATGGGTGGGTGGGTGGGGTGCAGTGAGGAATCTGACTGTATTGTGCTTGCAGTGACAAAATACAGCTCAACATGTGCATGAATGAACAAATGAGACACTGAAAAGTGAAAACACAGGATACAGCGAGGAGCAAATTTATGGAAGTAAAACAGATTGCCAGCAGATGCAATTCTGCACAAGCATTTGCAAGTAACCCTGCATTTTTGCAAATATTTCTTGAAGGGAATGGATCCACTTAGAAATATACTAGTCATAATAACATGGTTCCAAATTAGAAGTGTAAAAAGTATAGTGGGCAGTACCTGCACTATTTGAGAATGTCCGTGCTGAAACTACCTGTCCACTGCCAATAAACAATCAAAAAATGTCAAAACAGCTTCAGAGTATTTACCAAGACCTAACGGAAATATTAAGGTCAGGGCATATCTGGAGGGAACTAAAATTAATAGAGCATTATGAACTTCAATATTATTCATCAGATAGGTTGAGTCCTATAGTTCTACAGCAGAGCAGAATGCCATTTGTGTGTACACTAAATTgtgtatcaggctgaagtatagtgGAATAAGTCGGCAGTATGTTcaaatattttatatttttattgAATTCTTCCAGGAGAGATCAAAATGTCAACATTTCTAGTTATCATTTTCCACTTTAATTAATGTAGTTTGCATTTGATGCATTCCAACACATCTGTATAAGCTAAGAATAACAGGTTAGAAAGATCCATACCATGAGAATGAACCATTGAGCCAACTAGCAGCACTTGGGGTAAGGCTGTTGGATGCTCTTCTCCAACTGCAGTTTCCATTTACTCCTAGTGAGAATGGTTCAAGCTCTTTTGTAGGCTGGTAATGCTGGGAAAATCTGGTACCTCTGGTTCTTTTTCCAACACCTAACAAATCCAGAGGCATTACATTTTCAATGGCAACAAtgaagggcatgcaatgaatgatAACTATTGACTGTGCACTTTCCCTCAGCAAACAAAACTACTACTTCCAGAAACAGGTTCACACTGGAAATACGAAACTAATAAGGTGTTGAATCAGACACTTGTATGTCATGAAATGCAACTCCATAAATCAAAAATCGGTGAGAATAAAAATTACAGTAAATATGGTTAcataatagaaaatgaaaatgccaaaccaaATTATAGTTTCACCACTTCATGTTATTTGTGCAAATGCGAAGAGGACAACAATTAGTGATGCTTCTACATAGCATATTTGAATCCATGCTGACTAAAAAGAGCATAGACGAACTTCTAGAGCATCTAATATAAGTGTACCGGCTACCCGCAACATAAGGTGACATACAAGTCTACAACCCTACATTGATGGTATTAAGAGACATAATCAATAACCAAAACAATAGCACAAGTGTATCAATAAATAAAGAAATATGTCTTTCAGATTGAATAAATAGTTTATCACATAGCATGTAGCCTGAAAGTGCATCTGCAATCCCCAATCTAGTTCAGTGGACACATTACAGATGCTATTGACCTCATCAGAAATGGTtcactgaaaaggggaaagaaaATAGAAGGAAGGTGAGAATGATAGAAAATACCATTTTCCTTGGCGATAAAGGATCCGGAACCACTGGAGAAATGCCGAAAAAGGAAAAATTTCTCACAACCTACAGCATTGTGCAAACTCTGCAGCTGTAGAAGTGAATGAAGAAAGAAACATTAGGTAGAAACATAATAGTATATTACTTGATAATTCAATTTAGCATAAAAATACATGGAACAGGGTACATGGAATATACCCAACTGAGGAATGCACACTATGCTGTTGCATGTGAACAAGTTCTTAACAACCCTAGCTGGAGCAATGGCAGCCCATAAAAGGAGTGCAGAAGTTCTTAAGAAACATAGCTGGAGCAATGGCAGTCCATAAAAGTAGCGCAGAAAGAAATGAGAACATGTACCGAAAGAAACCAAGAGCATCTGGATCTGAAAAGATAAGGTCTTGCCATATTGCTAGATCAGTCTGGGGGTAT
Proteins encoded:
- the LOC100284493 gene encoding dihydrolipoamide S-acetyltransferase 1 isoform X1, with translation MSATQLLRRSRKLQSLHNAVGCEKFFLFRHFSSGSGSFIAKENGVGKRTRGTRFSQHYQPTKELEPFSLGVNGNCSWRRASNSLTPSAASWLNGSFSCGQVVSARTFSNSADLPPHQEIGMPSLSPTMTEGNIAKWLKKEGDKVSPGEVLCEVETDKATVEMECMEEGYLAKIIHGDGAKEIKVGEVIAITVEEEGDIEKFKDYKPSSSAEPVAPAESKAQPEPSQPKVEEKKLTQAPEVKAPKIEEASQSGDRIFASPLARKLAEDNNVPLSSVKGTGPDGRILKADIEDYLASVAKGGLREAFAAPGLGYVDIPNAQIRKVTANRLLASKQTIPHYYLTVDARVDKLVKLRGELNPLQDASGGKKISINDLVIKAAALALRKVPQCNSSWMNDFIRQYHNVNINVAVQTEHGLFVPVIRDADKKGLGTIAEEVKQLAQKARDNSLKPADYEGGTFTISNLGGPFGIKQFCAIINPPQSAILAIGSAEKRVIPGSADGLYEFGSFMSATLSCDHRVIDGAIGAEFLKAFKGYIENPTSMLL
- the LOC100284493 gene encoding dihydrolipoamide S-acetyltransferase 1, coding for MSATQLLRRSRKLQSLHNAVGCEKFFLFRHFSSGSGSFIAKENGVGKRTRGTRFSQHYQPTKELEPFSLGVNGNCSWRRASNSLTPSAASWLNGSFSCGQVVSARTFSNSADLPPHQEIGMPSLSPTMTEGNIAKWLKKEGDKVSPGEVLCEVETDKATVEMECMEEGYLAKIIHGDGAKEIKVGEVIAITVEEEGDIEKFKDYKPSSSAEPVAPAESKAQPEPSQPKVEEKKLTQAPEVKAPKIEEASQSGDRIFASPLARKLAEDNNVPLSSVKGTGPDGRILKADIEDYLAKGGLREAFAAPGLGYVDIPNAQIRKVTANRLLASKQTIPHYYLTVDARVDKLVKLRGELNPLQDASGGKKISINDLVIKAAALALRKVPQCNSSWMNDFIRQYHNVNINVAVQTEHGLFVPVIRDADKKGLGTIAEEVKQLAQKARDNSLKPADYEGGTFTISNLGGPFGIKQFCAIINPPQSAILAIGSAEKRVIPGSADGLYEFGSFMSATLSCDHRVIDGAIGAEFLKAFKGYIENPTSMLL